In Oncorhynchus tshawytscha isolate Ot180627B linkage group LG23, Otsh_v2.0, whole genome shotgun sequence, the following proteins share a genomic window:
- the LOC112247753 gene encoding uncharacterized protein LOC112247753, with product MCFEKEHVEQEKHLLAATQLVTYKMLPNIKSLRILLNMRLKEAVDELFGAVETTIAEYQQELCRSKEEKDRTIAEYKEKVSRSEEENARLQRLLDVVLKPEIRLQRLEDLQQLTLSISEEEVPLEQQHCKQDCSPGLGQEDPSQIKVEQEDLWVINQGREQLQAMDYDTDDTDDSADTEAFISTARVKCDYNQNPNQSSHFYQILTQREENTERDELPSTTTQIEQIKTEFFSDSQPPSAVNSDWSETQSESGESVDRMESEGPPLKSKRTQTKAGPSFHVCCHI from the exons ATGTGTTTCGAAAAAGAGCATGTGGAACAGGAAAAACACTTGCTAGCAGCTACTCAGCTAGTTACCTACAAAATGTTGCCTAACATAAAATCATTGAGAATTTTGCTTAACATGCGATTAAAAGAGGCTGTCGATGAGCTATTTGGGGCAGTTGAAACAACGATAGCAGAATACCAGCAAGAATTATGCCGTTCAAAAGAGGAGAAAGACCGAACGATAGCAGAGTACAAGGAAAAAGTGTCCCGTTCGGAAGAAGAGAACGCCCGGCTACAGAGGCTGCTGGATGTTGTTCTTAAACCAGAAATAAGGTTACAGAGACTTGAAG ACCTCCAGcagctcactctctccatctctgaagAGGAGGTTCCCCTTGAGCAGCAGCACTGCAAGCAGGATTGTAGTCCTGGTCTGGGGCAGGAGGACCCTTCCCAGATTAAAGTGGAACAGGAGGACCTATGGGTCATCAATCAGGGACGAGAGCAGCTTCAAGCGATGGATTATGATACGGATGATACGGATGATTCTGCTGATACAGAAGCCTTCATATCTACTGCCAGAGTAAAATGTGACTATAATCAGAACCCAAATCAGTCCTCACATTTTTACCAAATTTTAACCCAACGTGaagaaaacacagagagggaTGAGCTACCCAGCACCACAACGCAAATTGAACAGATTAAAACAGAGTTCTTCAGTGACTCTCAGCCCCCCTCTGCAGTCAATTCAGACTGGTCTGAAACTCAGAGTGAGAGCGGTGAAAGTGTTGATCGGATGGAGAGTGAAGGACCTCCACTCAAGTCAAAGAGAACACAGACTAAAGCTGGACCAAGCTTCCATGTCTGTTGTCACATCTGA